A genomic window from Salvelinus namaycush isolate Seneca chromosome 5, SaNama_1.0, whole genome shotgun sequence includes:
- the mcm7 gene encoding DNA replication licensing factor MCM7, protein MAPKDYLAEKEKCKKFLQEFYSEDDNGKKVFKYGAQLVALSHREQVALQVDLDDVAEEDPELVESICENAKRYMGLFADAVHELLPEYREREVVAKDSLDVYIEHRLMMEQRGHDTADTRDPRNQYPAELMRRFELYFKPPSTAKPKVVRDVRADSIGQLVTVRGIVTRATEVKPMMAVATYTCDQCGAETYQPIQSPTFMPLIMCPSQECVTNKSGGRLYLQTRGSKFVKFQELRIQEHSDQVPVGNIPRSMTIYTRGENTRVAQPGDHVAIAGVFLPLLRTGFRQAVQGLLSETYLESHSITLMNKTEDDELGTAELSEEELRQITEEDFYEKLAGSIAPEIFGHEDVKKALLLLLVGGVQQAPKGMKIRGNINICLMGDPGVAKSQLLSYIDRLAPRSQYTTGRGSSGVGLTAAVMRDPLTGEMTLEGGALVLADQGVCCIDEFDKMADADRTAIHEVMEQQTISIAKAGIMTSLNARCSILAAANPAYGRYNPRKTIEQNIQLPAALLSRFDLLWLIQDKPDAEADLRLAQHITYVHQHCRQPPTHFTPIDMKLMRRYISLCKRRQPVIPESLADYITAAYVEMRKEARVSKDCTFTSARTLLSILRLSTALARLRLVDVVEKEDVNEAMRLMEMSKDSLQADKSSTTRAHRPADVIFSLLRELATEGVKGRGGSGGLVRMAEAEQRCVSRGFTPAQFQEALEEYEELNVWQVNQARTRITFV, encoded by the exons AGAAATGCAAGAAGTTCCTTCAAGAGTTTTACAGTGAGGATGACAATGGAAAGAAGGTCTTCAAATATGGAGCTCAGCTT GTTGCCCTGTCCCACAGGGAGCAGGTGGCTTTGCAAGTGGACCTGGACGATGTGGCCGAGGAGGACCCAGAGTTGGTGGAGAGCATCTGTGAGAACGCCAAACGCTACATGGGCCTGTTCGCTGATGCCGTCCACGAGCTGCTGCCAGAGTACCGTGAGAGAGAG GTGGTGGCCAAGGATTCCCTGGATGTGTACATTGAGCATAGGCTGATGATGGAGCAGAGAGGTCACGACACCGCAGACACAAGGGATCCTCGCAACCAGTACCCAGCAGAGCTCATGAGGAGATT tgagcTCTACTTCAAACCGCCCAGCACTGCCAAACCCAAAGTGGTCCGTGATGTCCGTGCAGACAGCATTGGCCAGTTGGTGACAGTTAGGGGCATCGTGACCCGTGCCACTGAGGTCAAGCCCATGATGGCAGTTGCCACTTACACCTGTGACCAGTGTGGCGCAGAGACATACCAGCCG ATTCAATCCCCCACATTCATGCCCCTCATCATGTGTCCCAGTCAAGAGTGTGTCACCAACAAGTCAGGCGGCCGCCTCTACCTGCAGACCCGAGGCTCAAAGTTCGTCAAGTTTCAGGAACTGCGCATACAGGAACAC AGTGACCAGGTTCCTGTGGGAAACATCCCCAGGAGCATGACCATCTACACCCGCGGGGAGAACACGCGCGTGGCCCAGCCCGGAGACCACGTGGCTATCGCCGGCGTCTTCCTCCCTCTGCTGCGCACTGGCTTCAGACAGGCTGTCCAA GGTCTGCTTTCAGAGACGTACCTGGAGTCCCACAGCATCACTCTAATGAACAAGACCGAGGATGATGAGCTGGGCACAGCAGAGCTGAGTGAGGAAGAGCTGCGCCAGATCACAG AGGAAGATTTCTATGAGAAGCTTGCTGGCTCCATTGCTCCTGAGATTTTTGGCCATGAAGATGTGAAGAAGGCTCTGCTGCTGCTCCTGGTTGGAGGAGTGCAGCAGGCCCCCAAGGGTATGAAGATCAGAG GCAACATAAACATCTGTCTGATGGGAGACCCAGGAGTAGCCAAGTCCCAACTGCTGTCATACATTGACCGCCTGGCTCCTCGCA GCCAGTATACAACGGGTCGAGGTTCCTCTGGCGTTGGGCTGACGGCAGCGGTGATGCGTGACCCCCTCACCGGGGAGATGACCCTGGAGGGTGGCGCACTGGTGCTGGCTGACCAGGGTGTCTGCTGCATCGACGAGTTTGACAAGATGGCAGATGCCGATCGCACAGCCATCCACGAGGTGATGGAGCAGCAGACCATCTCCATTGCCAAG GCGGGCATCATGACCTCCCTCAACGCCCGCTGCTCCATCCTGGCAGCCGCCAACCCTGCCTATGGCCGCTACAACCCGCGAAAAACCATAGAGCAGAACATCCAGCTGCCAGCCGCCCTGCTCTCCCGTTTCGACCTGCTGTGGCTCATCCAGGACAAGCCTGACGCGGAGGCCGATCTCCGCCTGGCCCAGCACATAACCTATGTTCACCAGCACTGCCGCCAGCCACCCACTCACTTCACCCCCATCGATATGAAGCTCATGAG ACGTTACATCTCCCTGTGTAAGAGGCGACAGCCCGTCATACCCGAGTCGCTGGCTGATTACATCACGGCGGCCTACGTGGAGATGAGGAAGGAGGCGCGTGTCAGCAAGGACTGCACCTTCACCTCTGCCCGTACACTCCTGTCCATCCTCCGCCTCTCCACCGCCCTG GCCCGTTTGCGGCTGGTGGATGTTGTGGAGAAAGAGGATGTGAACGAGGCGATGAGGCTCATGGAAATGTCCAAGGACTCCCTGCAGGCCGACAAGTCCAGCACCACCag AGCCCATCGGCCAGCGGACGTGATCTTCTCCTTGCTGCGCGAGCTGGCCACGGAGGGTGTGAAGGGCCGGGGTGGGTCCGGGGGCCTGGTGCGCATGGCAGAGGCTGAACAGCGGTGTGTTTCCCGTGGCTTCACCCCTGCCCAGTTCCAGGAGGCCCTAGAGGAGTATGAAGAGCTCAACGTGTGGCAAGTCAACCAGGCCCGTACCCGCATAACCTTCGTCTAA
- the LOC120046940 gene encoding extensin-like produces the protein METYIYHTYPHRYRKDSSPCTVWLEAKSLLNTIKQEEMSPVSDVSIDSDKAHGFLTHSRPKRNVEPRWYRGNPDFQAYYRYYNSIGHTEGLYEIDRIRLLYQQMRQLEHVYGPNASHFQNKLGVPTVKKCDPATDKKCKALPPPPIKSTSQPPPAPAISQADVMYLCNAKDPLCKPHIVYLPTGALPVLCDPRYHPSCNLHKLPPPPPPPMLKKSAPQLPPPAPKKSSPPPAPIHTYKGMEYDCNPYWDPDCLIDHPPRPFHGKAGPPPPPVEEEPVEDAPPPAASNKKVAHPYPYYGYHYNYGHELYDPVRFQYPSPPSDSPDDSGSD, from the exons ATGGAGACCTATATTTATCACACCTACCCTCACCGGTACAGGAAAGACAGCAGCCCATGCACAG TTTGGCTGGAAGCAAAGTCTCTGCTGAATACTATCAAGCAGGAAG AGATGAGCCCTGTTAGTGATGTGAGTATTGATTCGGACAAGGCTCATGGCTTCCTGACTCACTCACGACCAAAGCGCAATGTGGAACCCAGGTGGTACAGAGGCAACCCCGACTTCCAGGCTTACTACCGCTACTACAATAGCATTGGACAcacagagggg CTGTATGAGATTGACCGGATCAGGCTGCTGTACCAGCAGATGAGGCAGCTGGAGCATGTATATGGCCCCAACGCCTCACACTTCCAGAACAAATTGGGAGTGCCCACCGTCAAGAAGTGCGACCCGGCCACGGACAAAAAATGCAAAGCCCTACCCCCTCCCCCAATAAAAAGCACCTCTCAACCCCCTCCTGCTCCTGCCATCTCCCAGGCTGACGTCATGTACCTGTGCAATGCCAAGGACCCCCTCTGCAAGCCCCATATTGTCTACCTCCCCACCGGGGCATTGCCCGTACTGTGCGACCCCCGCTACCACCCCTCCTGCAACCTCCACAAGctccctcctccaccaccacccccaatgCTTAAAAAATCTGCCCCACAACTACCACCCCCCGCCCCAAAAAAGTCATCTCCCCCTCCGGCCCCCATCCACACCTACAAGGGCATGGAGTATGACTGCAATCCCTACTGGGACCCAGACTGCCTGATAGACCACCCACCTAGACCCTTCCATGGCAAGGCTGGCCCACCCCCTCCTCCCGTTGAGGAGGAACCAGTTGAGGACGCACCACCCCCTGCAGCCAGCAACAAGAAAGTGGCCCATCCCTATCCCTACTATGGCTACCACTATAACTATGGGCATGAACTCTATGATCCAGTCCGCTTCCAGTACCCCTCCCCACCTTCTGATTCCCCTGATGATAGTGGTAGTGACTAG
- the LOC120047973 gene encoding COP9 signalosome complex subunit 6, which produces MATSNGGGMEVDGAASPSVMVSGVTGSVSVALHPLVILNISDHWIRIRSQEGRPMQVIGALIGKQEGRNIEVMNSFELLHQLVDDRAHIDKEYYYTKEEQFKQVFKDMEFLGWYTTGGPCDQSDIHIHKQVCEIIESPLFLKLNPMTKHTDLPVSVYESVIDIISGEATMLFAELGYTLATEEAERIGVDHVARMTATGTGENSTVAEHLIAQHSAIKMLHSRVKVILEYVKAVEAGEVPFNHEILREANALCHRLPVLSTIKFKTDFYDQCNDVGLMAYLGTITKTCNSMNQFINKFNVLYDRQGIGRRMRGLFF; this is translated from the exons ATGGCGACGAGCAATGGTGGTGGAATGGAGGTGGATGGGGCAG CCAGCCCCAGTGTTATGGTCTCTGGGGTCACCGGCAGTGTCTCTGTTGCCTTGCATCCTCTCGTCATCCTCAACATCTCAGATCACTGGATTCGCATCCGCTCTCAGGAGGGGCGGCCCATGCAGG TGATCGGCGCGTTAATCGGGAAGCAGGAGGGTAGAAACATTGAGGTGATGAACTCCTTTGAGCTGCTTCATCAATTGGTAGATGACCGAGCACACATTGACAAGGAGTATTACTACACCAAGGAGGAGCAGT TCAAACAGGTCTTCAAGGACATGGAATTCTTGGGCTGGTATACCACAGGTGGTCCTTGTGACCAATCAGACATCCACATTCACAAGCAG GTGTGTGAGATAATTGAGAGTCCTCTCTTCCTCAAGCTCAACCCGATGACCAAACACACAGAT CTCCCTGTCAGTGTGTATGAGTCTGTCATCGACATCATCAGTGGAGAG GCGACCATGTTGTTTGCTGAGCTGGGGTACACTCTGGCCACAGAAGAGGCGGAGCGAATTGGAGTGGATCACGTGGCTCGCATGACAGCCACAGGCACGGGGGAGAATTCAACAG TGGCCGAACATCTCATAGCACAACACAGTGCAATTAAGATGCTCCACAGCAGGGTGAAAGTCATCTTGGAATATGTCAAAGCAGTGGAAGCAG GAGAGGTGCCATTTAACCACGAGATCCTCAGAGAAGCCAATGCTCTGTGCCATAGACTGCCTGTTCTCAGCACCATCAAATTCAAGACTGACTTCTATGAT CAATGCAATGACGTGGGCCTCATGGCTTACCTAGGTACCATCACTAAGACCTGCAACAGCATGAACCAGTTCATCAACAAGTTCAACGTCTTGTACGATAGACAGGGCATCGGCCGGAGGATGAGAGGACTGTTCTTTTGa